The Hyalangium gracile genome window below encodes:
- a CDS encoding S41 family peptidase: MRASPWPSFRCLVASLLIATTSTAAEPASAVPPRLSAQDLQADFALLKRAYEKLHPGLHRYNDKAAMDAHFAALRTELERDLSLQEAYLAFSRFLAKIRCGHSYLNFFNQPKAVATALFQQQNRVPFYFRWIDRRMIVTRNFSKDARLVPGTEVLSIDGTPAATILERLLTVARADGSNDAKRVSHLEVGGHSNYEAFDIYFPMFFPKNGPRMELRVKTPGGKSLTSTVEPLTYEQRLAPIQAQEETRRGGDGPLWEFKFLDSRTGYLRMPTWALYKSQWDWQGFLDTVFRQLAQRKAAHLVIDLRGNEGGMSVGDVILGKLTASDLRLQPLERRVRYRKVPEDLAPHLDTWDPSFKDWGDDAVDPVNGFYRLKRYDDPEGGNVIKASAQPFKGLTYVLVDASNSSATFEFALALRQNKLATLVGQPTGGNQRGINGGAFFFLRLPRSKLEVDLPLIGFFPLEERPDAGLVPDIEITPRVQDIARGTDTELQALMKHLARARP, encoded by the coding sequence ATGCGCGCTTCCCCCTGGCCCTCCTTCCGCTGCCTCGTCGCAAGTCTTCTCATCGCGACCACGAGCACGGCAGCCGAGCCCGCCAGCGCAGTGCCCCCGCGGCTCTCCGCTCAGGATCTCCAGGCGGACTTCGCGCTGCTGAAGCGGGCCTACGAGAAGCTGCACCCCGGCCTCCATCGCTACAACGACAAGGCGGCGATGGACGCGCACTTCGCCGCGCTCCGGACCGAGCTGGAGCGAGACCTCTCCTTGCAGGAGGCCTACCTGGCCTTCTCGCGCTTCCTCGCGAAGATCCGGTGTGGTCACAGCTACCTCAACTTCTTCAATCAACCCAAGGCTGTCGCGACCGCGCTGTTCCAGCAGCAGAACCGGGTGCCCTTCTACTTCCGGTGGATCGATCGCCGGATGATCGTGACGCGGAACTTCTCGAAGGACGCGAGGCTGGTGCCTGGCACCGAGGTGCTCTCCATCGATGGGACGCCCGCGGCGACGATCCTCGAGCGGCTGCTCACCGTGGCACGCGCCGACGGCTCGAACGACGCCAAGCGGGTGAGCCATCTCGAGGTCGGCGGACACAGCAACTACGAGGCGTTCGACATCTACTTTCCGATGTTCTTCCCCAAGAACGGCCCCCGGATGGAGCTTCGGGTGAAGACGCCGGGGGGCAAGTCGCTCACCTCGACCGTCGAGCCGCTCACCTATGAGCAGCGACTGGCGCCCATCCAGGCGCAGGAGGAGACCCGACGAGGGGGTGATGGACCTCTCTGGGAGTTCAAGTTCCTGGACTCGCGTACCGGCTACCTGCGCATGCCGACCTGGGCCCTCTACAAGAGCCAGTGGGACTGGCAGGGCTTTCTCGACACGGTCTTCCGTCAGCTCGCGCAGCGGAAGGCGGCCCACCTGGTGATCGATCTCCGAGGCAATGAAGGAGGCATGAGCGTCGGGGACGTCATCCTCGGCAAGCTCACTGCCAGCGATCTGAGGCTGCAACCCCTCGAGCGCAGGGTACGCTACCGGAAGGTGCCGGAGGATCTTGCTCCGCACCTGGACACCTGGGACCCGTCGTTCAAGGACTGGGGCGACGACGCCGTCGACCCGGTGAACGGCTTCTACCGCCTCAAGCGGTACGACGACCCCGAGGGCGGTAACGTCATCAAGGCCTCCGCCCAACCATTCAAGGGTCTGACCTACGTCCTGGTCGATGCCTCCAACAGCTCGGCGACCTTCGAGTTCGCGCTGGCGCTGCGGCAGAACAAGCTGGCGACGCTGGTCGGTCAGCCCACGGGCGGAAACCAGCGAGGCATCAACGGAGGTGCCTTCTTCTTCCTGCGTCTGCCCAGGTCGAAGCTCGAGGTGGATCTGCCGCTGATTGGCTTCTTTCCCCTGGAGGAGCGTCCGGACGCGGGGCTGGTCCCGGACATCGAGATCACCCCACGGGTTCAGGACATCGCACGCGGCACGGATACCGAACTCCAGGCGCTGATGAAGCACCTGGCGCGTGCACGCCCATAG